Proteins encoded within one genomic window of Alphaproteobacteria bacterium HT1-32:
- a CDS encoding DUF465 domain-containing protein — MAEAGRIQSLERKHVELEHAIEVEEHRPLPDQSAIAALKKQKLHLKDELKQLKH; from the coding sequence ATGGCCGAAGCTGGACGTATTCAATCACTGGAGCGAAAACATGTGGAACTGGAACATGCGATTGAGGTTGAAGAACACCGCCCCCTTCCGGATCAGTCCGCAATAGCGGCACTGAAAAAACAGAAGCTGCATCTGAAGGATGAACTGAAGCAACTGAAACACTGA
- a CDS encoding UbiX family flavin prenyltransferase — MIVGISGASGVIYGVRMLEMLRKLGIESHLVMSKSAEITLAYEMDMKVAAVRALADYNYPMEDIGAAPSSGSFRTLGMIVAPCSIRSMSEIATGVTANLLTRAADVTLKERRRLVLMVRETPLHSGHLRNMLSLSDMGAIIAPPVPAFYARPDSIDDLVNHSVGRVLDLFDLDAGNLRRWGETGGSGKTPRATKKAQ; from the coding sequence ATGATCGTCGGAATCAGTGGCGCGTCCGGCGTCATCTATGGGGTGCGGATGCTGGAAATGCTCCGAAAGCTCGGGATTGAGAGCCATCTGGTGATGAGCAAGTCAGCAGAAATTACGCTGGCATATGAAATGGACATGAAAGTCGCCGCTGTTCGCGCGCTCGCAGATTATAACTATCCGATGGAGGATATCGGTGCGGCGCCCTCCTCCGGCTCATTCCGGACGCTCGGGATGATCGTTGCCCCCTGCTCGATTCGCTCGATGTCGGAAATCGCCACCGGGGTAACCGCCAACCTGCTGACACGGGCTGCGGATGTCACCCTGAAGGAACGCCGCCGGCTGGTTCTCATGGTGCGGGAAACCCCGCTGCATAGCGGTCATCTGCGGAATATGCTGTCCCTGTCCGACATGGGGGCAATCATTGCACCACCGGTCCCCGCCTTTTACGCCCGTCCGGACAGCATTGATGATCTGGTCAACCATTCCGTTGGCCGCGTTCTGGACCTGTTCGACCTTGATGCCGGCAATCTCAGGCGCTGGGGAGAAACCGGGGGATCCGGCAAGACGCCCCGGGCGACGAAGAAAGCTCAGTAA
- a CDS encoding TIGR02444 family protein translates to MDNPFWDFSLRVYGQAEVPAACLRIQAAFGADVNILLYLCWLAARGIAVSDTDIEAVVTASGRWHREVVIPLRQIRTKLKSDSLGAEATEAESFRSSVKRLELTAEQHEQDLLYGLEFSYRPVSLAAADRSVAMRRALEAYLATLSGGPPDDQSLGTLVDAALY, encoded by the coding sequence ATGGATAACCCATTCTGGGATTTTTCGCTAAGGGTTTATGGGCAGGCAGAAGTTCCTGCTGCCTGTCTGCGAATTCAGGCCGCATTTGGCGCAGATGTGAATATTCTGTTGTATCTGTGCTGGCTTGCTGCCCGTGGCATCGCGGTTTCGGACACAGATATCGAAGCTGTCGTTACAGCATCCGGCCGCTGGCACCGCGAGGTTGTTATACCGTTGCGTCAGATTCGCACTAAACTGAAATCAGACAGTCTGGGGGCAGAGGCAACAGAGGCAGAGTCGTTCCGGTCATCGGTAAAGCGGCTTGAACTGACCGCCGAGCAGCATGAACAGGATCTGCTCTATGGCCTCGAATTCAGCTACAGACCTGTGTCTCTGGCGGCGGCAGACCGATCAGTTGCCATGCGCCGGGCGCTTGAAGCCTATCTGGCAACATTGTCTGGCGGGCCGCCTGATGATCAGTCGCTTGGGACACTGGTCGATGCGGCGCTTTACTGA
- a CDS encoding DUF465 domain-containing protein: MSEKPANDEETLAVRLAELQSEHRDLDDVIRRIERDGPADRLQMQRLKKRKLHLKDQISWIEKQLLPDIIA; encoded by the coding sequence GTGTCAGAAAAACCAGCCAATGATGAGGAAACGCTCGCCGTACGGCTGGCAGAATTGCAGTCAGAACATCGAGACCTTGATGACGTAATCCGCAGGATTGAGCGCGACGGACCGGCTGACCGGTTACAGATGCAGCGTCTCAAAAAACGAAAACTGCATCTGAAAGATCAGATTTCCTGGATCGAAAAACAGTTACTCCCTGACATTATCGCCTGA